In Paraburkholderia sprentiae WSM5005, a genomic segment contains:
- a CDS encoding TIGR03118 family protein: MKSLLAVFSALACGAAITTLVSCGGGDSSSSSASPPAQSSFTATALVSDGAVPAAHTDANLKNPWGVAFNPKGFVWVADNGTNVATLYDGNGVPQSLVVTIPDGKNGSASPTGIVFNGTQSFRVTENGKSGVAAFIFTGEGGTITAWAPAVGPTTAFVMYDDGPGGAVYKGLALAAMNNGNFLYATDFHNNKIDVFDTAFTKVAMPGAFTDPAMPAGFAPFGIQAIGANLFVTYAMQDAAKHDDVAGAGLGIVDVYDTAGNLKQRFATGGPLNAPWGIAQAPASFGSLSGAILIGNFGDGMINAFNASNGQSVGAINGPNGSPIVEHGAWGIAFGNDLDNQPSNTLFFAAGPNDEADGVYGRIDLNTTPSSGTNMGTGAGASAGAGAGAGAGAGMSMGM; encoded by the coding sequence ATGAAGTCTCTACTCGCTGTATTCAGCGCGCTTGCATGCGGCGCGGCCATCACGACTCTCGTGTCATGCGGCGGCGGTGACTCGAGTTCGAGCAGCGCAAGCCCGCCCGCGCAGTCGTCGTTCACAGCGACGGCTCTCGTATCCGATGGCGCGGTGCCCGCTGCCCACACCGACGCGAATCTGAAAAACCCTTGGGGCGTCGCCTTCAATCCCAAAGGTTTCGTCTGGGTCGCGGACAACGGCACCAATGTCGCGACGCTCTATGACGGCAATGGCGTTCCGCAATCGCTGGTCGTCACGATACCCGACGGCAAGAACGGCTCGGCATCGCCCACGGGCATCGTTTTCAACGGAACGCAAAGCTTCCGCGTCACGGAAAACGGCAAGTCTGGAGTCGCTGCATTCATCTTCACGGGCGAAGGCGGCACCATCACCGCGTGGGCGCCCGCTGTCGGGCCGACCACTGCGTTCGTCATGTACGACGATGGCCCGGGCGGCGCCGTCTACAAAGGTCTCGCGCTCGCCGCGATGAACAACGGCAACTTCCTTTACGCGACGGACTTCCACAACAACAAGATCGACGTCTTCGACACCGCTTTCACCAAGGTCGCGATGCCCGGCGCATTCACGGACCCGGCGATGCCCGCCGGCTTCGCGCCGTTCGGCATTCAGGCGATCGGCGCGAATCTGTTCGTCACCTACGCGATGCAAGACGCGGCTAAACACGACGATGTCGCGGGCGCGGGACTCGGCATCGTCGATGTGTACGACACCGCGGGTAACCTGAAGCAACGCTTTGCGACAGGCGGTCCGTTAAACGCGCCGTGGGGCATTGCGCAAGCGCCCGCGAGCTTCGGCTCACTGAGCGGCGCAATACTGATCGGCAATTTCGGCGATGGCATGATCAACGCGTTCAACGCATCGAACGGCCAGTCGGTGGGAGCGATCAATGGACCGAATGGCAGTCCGATCGTCGAACACGGCGCGTGGGGCATCGCGTTTGGCAACGACCTCGACAATCAGCCTTCCAACACGCTGTTTTTCGCAGCGGGCCCGAATGACGAAGCCGATGGCGTCTACGGAAGAATCGATCTGAATACAACGCCGAGCTCAGGCACGAACATGGGCACAGGCGCGGGCGCAAGCGCAGGCGCAGGCGCAGGCGCAGGCGCAGGCGCAGGGATGAGCATGGGGATGTAA
- a CDS encoding cystathionine gamma-synthase family protein: protein MDKQGFTTGIVHGDRIAGTEHGALRQPVHTSVQYGFERVEDLIGVFQGTKKGGFNYARQGTPTTAALERKITSLEEGIGTICFSTGMAAITATFLTLLRAGDHLLSSRYVFGNTNSLFGTLRALGVEVTTVDACNVDDVKNAVRPNTRMVFVETIANPGTQIPDLQGIGDLCRERGIAYVVDNTITSPAVFKPKAVGASLVINSLTKTIAGHGAALGGAVTDTGLFDWSAYPNIADDYRRSAAKDQGLLQIRKKGLRDMGASLSSEQAHSIAMGAETLALRMKQSSDNALALAQFLEAHEAIGKVFYPGLKSHPQYEVAQTLFKGASWLLAFELLNADRMVEVVNALKLPIKATGLGDTRTLIIPVAPTIFFEAGPQTRKAMGISDGMLRLSVGIEDIDDLIADFAQALKFAA, encoded by the coding sequence ATGGACAAGCAAGGTTTCACCACTGGCATCGTTCACGGCGACAGAATCGCCGGCACTGAGCACGGCGCGTTGCGTCAGCCAGTTCATACGTCCGTGCAATATGGTTTCGAGCGCGTCGAAGACCTGATCGGCGTGTTCCAGGGCACGAAGAAAGGCGGCTTCAATTACGCACGGCAAGGCACCCCCACGACCGCCGCGCTCGAGCGCAAGATCACCAGCCTCGAAGAAGGCATCGGCACGATCTGCTTCAGCACCGGCATGGCTGCCATCACCGCGACGTTCCTCACGCTCCTGCGCGCGGGCGATCATCTGCTGTCGAGCCGTTACGTGTTCGGCAACACCAACAGTCTGTTCGGCACCTTGCGGGCACTCGGCGTCGAAGTCACGACTGTCGACGCGTGCAACGTCGACGACGTGAAGAACGCCGTCCGGCCGAATACGCGCATGGTGTTCGTCGAAACCATCGCGAATCCGGGCACGCAGATCCCCGACCTGCAAGGTATCGGTGACCTGTGCCGTGAGCGCGGCATCGCGTACGTCGTCGATAACACGATTACCTCGCCCGCAGTGTTCAAGCCAAAAGCCGTCGGCGCGAGCCTCGTCATCAACTCGCTGACGAAGACTATCGCGGGTCACGGCGCTGCCCTCGGCGGCGCGGTGACGGATACCGGTCTGTTCGACTGGAGCGCGTATCCGAATATCGCCGACGACTATCGGCGTTCGGCGGCGAAGGACCAAGGGCTCCTGCAGATCCGCAAGAAAGGCCTCAGGGACATGGGTGCGAGCTTGTCGTCAGAGCAGGCCCACTCGATCGCAATGGGCGCGGAAACGCTCGCCTTGCGCATGAAGCAAAGCAGCGACAATGCGCTCGCGCTCGCGCAGTTTCTCGAAGCGCACGAAGCGATCGGCAAGGTGTTCTATCCTGGCCTGAAGAGCCACCCGCAATACGAAGTTGCGCAGACGCTGTTCAAGGGCGCATCGTGGCTGTTGGCGTTCGAATTACTCAACGCGGATCGCATGGTCGAAGTCGTCAACGCGCTCAAGCTGCCGATCAAGGCGACCGGTCTCGGCGACACGCGCACGCTGATCATTCCCGTCGCGCCGACGATCTTTTTCGAAGCCGGACCGCAAACGCGCAAGGCGATGGGTATTTCCGACGGTATGCTGCGGCTCTCGGTGGGCATCGAGGATATCGACGACCTGATTGCGGATTTTGCGCAAGCGCTCAAGTTCGCGGCGTAG
- a CDS encoding MFS transporter, which yields MANPDHIGSKPNTARVIAAQASPCDELVIRTQLTAIDSPCRRKRLALAATIAGSSMAFIDGSVVNVALPSIQSQLGASVAAMQWVVNAYLLFLGSLVLVGGSIGDKLGRRTVFIAGVALFTLASAACGFAPDALVLIAARAVQGIGAALLVPSSLAIIGAVFDDEARGRAIGTWAGVGAITSAVGPVAGGWLVDAWSWRAIFFLNLPLAALTIALAIVAVPNSHKPDAPQQLDWPGALSAAAGLAALTFGLTEASARGFAHPLVFCSIGAGVLVLAAFVIIEARSSNPMVPLDVFRSRDFTGANLVTLLLYFGLGGAFFFLPFTLIRAHGYTATEAGAALLPVPLIIGLLSRFTGGLTSRFGSRVLLSVGPGVAGIGFMLLALPFARGSYWAEFFPALVVVGLGMTITVAPLTTTVMGAVPSDRTGVASGINNAVARVAGLLAIAVLGVVFVWSHHAALSARLDKLHRPQDAHQSGQLLEPVEQAATAARAAHTPREASVARAQADAMTDALRAVALVCAACAFAGSGLAMLTIQPLKRAAIARPE from the coding sequence GTGGCCAATCCGGATCATATTGGCAGCAAGCCGAACACGGCGCGCGTCATCGCCGCACAGGCGAGCCCGTGTGACGAACTCGTCATCCGCACGCAGCTCACCGCGATCGATAGCCCGTGCCGGCGCAAGCGGCTCGCGCTCGCCGCGACGATCGCCGGTTCGAGCATGGCGTTCATCGATGGCTCCGTCGTCAACGTCGCATTGCCGTCCATTCAGAGCCAACTCGGCGCGAGCGTCGCGGCGATGCAGTGGGTCGTCAACGCATACCTGCTCTTTCTCGGCTCCCTCGTGCTGGTCGGCGGATCGATTGGCGACAAGCTCGGCCGGCGCACGGTGTTCATCGCGGGCGTCGCACTCTTCACGCTGGCGTCGGCCGCTTGCGGGTTTGCACCGGATGCGCTCGTGCTGATCGCCGCGCGCGCGGTTCAAGGCATCGGTGCGGCATTGCTCGTGCCGAGTAGTCTCGCGATCATCGGCGCGGTGTTCGACGACGAAGCGCGCGGACGGGCAATCGGCACCTGGGCGGGCGTCGGCGCGATCACGTCGGCAGTGGGGCCGGTGGCGGGCGGCTGGCTCGTCGACGCGTGGTCGTGGCGCGCGATCTTCTTTCTGAACCTCCCGCTGGCAGCGCTAACGATCGCGCTCGCCATCGTGGCGGTGCCCAACAGCCATAAGCCCGATGCGCCTCAACAGCTAGACTGGCCCGGCGCACTGAGCGCGGCCGCGGGACTCGCCGCGCTCACATTCGGGCTGACCGAGGCATCGGCGCGAGGCTTCGCGCATCCTCTCGTATTCTGTTCGATCGGCGCAGGCGTGCTCGTGCTCGCCGCATTCGTGATCATTGAAGCGCGCAGCTCTAATCCGATGGTGCCGCTCGACGTATTTCGCTCGCGCGACTTCACCGGTGCCAACCTCGTCACACTGCTGCTTTACTTCGGCCTTGGCGGCGCGTTCTTCTTCTTGCCGTTCACGCTGATCCGCGCGCATGGCTACACCGCGACCGAAGCGGGCGCGGCGCTGTTACCGGTGCCCTTGATTATCGGCTTGCTATCGCGCTTCACTGGCGGCCTGACGAGCCGCTTCGGTTCGCGCGTGCTGCTGAGCGTTGGGCCCGGCGTCGCCGGAATCGGCTTCATGTTGCTGGCGCTGCCGTTCGCGCGCGGTAGCTATTGGGCGGAATTCTTCCCTGCGCTCGTCGTAGTCGGGCTCGGCATGACGATCACCGTCGCGCCGCTTACCACGACCGTGATGGGCGCGGTGCCGAGCGACCGCACAGGCGTGGCGTCCGGCATCAACAACGCCGTTGCGCGGGTGGCGGGCCTGCTGGCGATTGCGGTGCTCGGTGTCGTCTTCGTGTGGTCGCATCACGCGGCGCTCTCGGCGCGGCTCGACAAACTGCATAGGCCGCAGGACGCACACCAGAGCGGGCAACTGCTGGAGCCGGTCGAGCAAGCCGCAACGGCAGCGCGCGCCGCTCATACGCCGCGCGAGGCATCCGTGGCGCGCGCGCAAGCCGATGCCATGACCGACGCGTTGCGCGCCGTCGCGCTCGTCTGCGCCGCGTGTGCGTTCGCTGGATCGGGTCTTGCAATGCTCACCATCCAGCCGCTGAAACGCGCAGCGATAGCGCGTCCGGAGTGA